In Sphingobacterium zeae, one genomic interval encodes:
- a CDS encoding S8 family peptidase: MKRILLFLLLATLIGCQKTIFNETIDHAKQDEQLIKAGSYFWSNGQKIALSPDSSVYLLQLAPSANVSKVAKAGGKKVSVLSTSRILISKTDLDADNVISKVEKSHIIAKIPSFKVQEIPFKPNGKIVFKPKSDAELPKIKQLIGDQVNISDTVNYEVYTAEVSNIENILTVANKLYESGLVEFSHPDFISQLIKTSNDPFYTYQYYLNQTNNIDINAPEAWALLGTTTSPVKVAVIDDGVEAHEELTGRLLSGYTPKSPSGYGAPTAGSAHGQAVAGIVAAKRDNNIGIAGIADFAQIIPVNIFYGGESDSDIANAINWAWDQGGADILQNSWSARNTVIVDVIKNAVNNAYTNGRNGKGCVVVFSSGNYHPDGSSAVKFNGVAFPANLPNVIAVGAVARDGAIALYSSRGPEIDLVAPSGQNGIGDVWTIDRMGAPGYSSGNYTSSFSGTSAAAPEVSGVAALVLAKFPNLTAAEVKNVLIQSATDMGAIGFDNTFGYGRVNASAALLSGPSVIEGPSQICNEGVYTIFNPGSITLENANGIATLTALGNNQWKVTRVGSASGIIALRSNLNGIFFEKTVTIGGSINIGFENLNHLQAYDDETFKVLAGNGSYTYQGNLTLFNSGSSGQSTYSWSLFSKSSGNPQVLWTSNGNYLQVFSKGAGGWLILKCVVTNGCNVETRYYRFYFGIEPVLP; the protein is encoded by the coding sequence ATGAAAAGAATCCTCCTATTTCTATTACTAGCTACCCTAATAGGTTGCCAGAAAACAATCTTTAATGAGACTATTGACCATGCTAAACAAGACGAGCAATTGATCAAAGCAGGATCATACTTTTGGTCCAACGGACAAAAGATTGCACTATCGCCTGATAGTAGTGTTTACCTCCTACAGCTTGCGCCAAGCGCAAATGTCTCAAAAGTTGCCAAAGCGGGGGGCAAAAAAGTCTCGGTACTCTCGACATCAAGAATTTTGATCAGTAAGACGGATCTCGATGCTGATAATGTAATTTCCAAAGTTGAAAAATCGCATATTATAGCCAAAATTCCATCTTTCAAAGTGCAGGAGATTCCTTTTAAGCCGAATGGAAAAATAGTGTTCAAACCTAAATCTGATGCTGAATTGCCTAAAATCAAGCAATTGATCGGTGATCAGGTTAATATTAGTGATACAGTCAACTATGAGGTGTACACTGCAGAAGTATCCAATATTGAAAATATACTCACAGTGGCAAACAAATTATATGAATCTGGACTGGTAGAATTTAGTCATCCGGATTTCATTTCTCAACTGATCAAAACTTCTAATGATCCTTTTTACACCTATCAGTATTACCTCAACCAGACAAATAATATTGATATCAACGCACCCGAAGCCTGGGCATTATTGGGTACTACAACCTCTCCGGTAAAAGTTGCTGTAATCGATGATGGAGTCGAAGCACACGAGGAACTTACAGGTAGATTACTATCAGGGTACACTCCTAAATCACCTTCAGGTTATGGCGCCCCCACTGCTGGATCTGCACACGGACAAGCAGTAGCGGGCATTGTGGCGGCAAAACGCGACAATAATATTGGAATAGCGGGCATTGCTGACTTTGCTCAGATAATTCCTGTAAATATATTTTATGGGGGTGAATCTGATTCTGATATAGCTAACGCAATCAATTGGGCATGGGATCAAGGCGGAGCCGATATTCTCCAAAATTCGTGGTCTGCTAGAAATACAGTAATAGTTGATGTTATAAAAAATGCTGTAAACAATGCCTATACGAATGGACGGAATGGAAAGGGATGTGTAGTTGTTTTTAGTTCAGGGAATTATCATCCTGACGGAAGTTCGGCGGTCAAGTTTAATGGTGTGGCATTCCCTGCAAACTTGCCCAATGTAATAGCAGTCGGTGCAGTAGCTAGAGATGGGGCAATAGCGCTATATAGTTCAAGAGGACCGGAAATTGACCTTGTTGCACCTTCTGGACAAAATGGTATTGGAGATGTATGGACTATTGACAGGATGGGTGCACCTGGTTATTCTAGTGGAAACTATACTTCTTCCTTTTCTGGAACTTCTGCTGCTGCACCAGAGGTAAGTGGAGTGGCGGCGTTGGTGTTGGCTAAATTTCCAAATCTCACTGCGGCTGAGGTAAAGAACGTTTTGATACAAAGCGCAACCGACATGGGAGCCATAGGATTTGATAATACGTTCGGATATGGACGGGTTAACGCTTCCGCGGCATTATTGTCCGGGCCTTCGGTAATAGAAGGGCCTTCTCAGATATGTAATGAGGGTGTTTATACTATTTTTAATCCTGGATCGATAACTCTTGAAAATGCGAACGGTATTGCAACATTAACTGCTCTAGGGAATAATCAGTGGAAAGTGACACGAGTCGGTAGTGCTAGCGGAATAATCGCTTTGAGATCAAATTTAAATGGTATATTTTTTGAAAAGACAGTGACTATTGGAGGCTCCATTAATATTGGCTTTGAAAACTTAAACCATCTGCAAGCATATGATGATGAAACATTTAAAGTCCTTGCTGGCAATGGAAGTTATACTTATCAGGGTAATTTGACACTTTTTAACTCCGGTTCATCAGGCCAGTCTACTTATTCTTGGTCGTTATTTTCCAAATCTTCTGGAAATCCACAAGTACTCTGGACTTCTAATGGAAATTATTTGCAAGTTTTCTCCAAAGGTGCCGGTGGATGGCTAATTTTAAAATGCGTAGTGACTAACGGATGCAATGTAGAGACTAGATATTATAGGTTTTATTTTGGAATTGAGCCAGTATTGCCTTAG
- a CDS encoding DUF4304 domain-containing protein → MRTETQEKFDRIIKESFIEILKPLGFKKKAKKNFYLPLEKIGHIINIQKSIYSTKDDIRFTVNNDDRC, encoded by the coding sequence ATGAGAACAGAAACCCAAGAAAAATTTGACAGAATCATAAAAGAAAGCTTTATTGAAATCTTAAAACCGCTTGGTTTTAAAAAGAAGGCCAAAAAAAACTTTTATCTGCCGCTTGAGAAAATTGGTCACATCATTAATATTCAAAAAAGTATATATAGTACCAAAGATGATATCCGTTTCACCGTAAACAACGACGACAGATGCTGA
- a CDS encoding VIT1/CCC1 transporter family protein: MHLPLEKHYVNRVGWLRAAVLGANDGLLSTTSIVIGVAAANPDRNTIVLAALAGLIAGAMSMAAGEYVSVSSQEDTEKADLLREQKELEEMPELELQELAKVYEKRGVSPETAQQVARELTAHDALGAHAHDELGINEITQAKPLLAAIASFGSFALGAVLPFMVSLFAPIELMVYLQYGFTINFLMILGAISAKTGGSNIGVAVGRICFWGAIAMGVTALIGHLFGVNIA; encoded by the coding sequence ATGCACCTTCCATTAGAAAAGCATTATGTTAATCGTGTGGGTTGGCTTCGTGCTGCGGTATTAGGCGCCAATGATGGACTGTTATCGACTACAAGTATTGTTATTGGAGTTGCGGCCGCTAATCCTGATCGGAATACCATTGTATTGGCTGCGTTGGCAGGTTTGATTGCAGGAGCAATGTCTATGGCTGCGGGGGAATACGTTTCGGTAAGCTCGCAGGAAGATACTGAAAAAGCAGATCTATTGCGTGAGCAAAAAGAGCTCGAAGAAATGCCAGAGCTAGAGTTGCAGGAGTTGGCGAAGGTCTATGAGAAGAGAGGAGTAAGTCCGGAGACAGCACAGCAAGTTGCGCGAGAACTCACCGCGCACGATGCATTAGGGGCTCATGCTCATGATGAATTGGGGATAAATGAAATAACGCAAGCCAAGCCTCTGTTGGCGGCAATAGCATCATTTGGCTCTTTTGCTCTCGGAGCCGTGCTTCCATTTATGGTATCATTATTTGCACCAATTGAGCTGATGGTCTATTTACAATATGGTTTTACGATTAATTTTTTAATGATTCTTGGGGCAATTTCTGCAAAAACAGGGGGCTCAAATATAGGCGTTGCTGTGGGCAGGATCTGTTTTTGGGGTGCCATAGCAATGGGTGTGACTGCATTAATAGGTCATCTTTTTGGAGTAAATATCGCTTAG
- a CDS encoding FAD-dependent monooxygenase, producing MKDKKILVSGASIAGPTLAYWLDRYGFEVTVIERAAVLRLGGQNIDVKGPAKEIALKMGILEEIRAHNTTEIGLRFVSSDNHTIAEFPSDSSMSMTQELEILRGDLVKILYDLTAKRVEYIFGDHIIDLIESENEVKVDFASGKKGVFDIVVIAEGIGSATRDLAFGGRPRFNYLGLYTAYLTILRNNSDSRWARWYNAPKGIVFMLRPDNYGKTRASVTFLAKENAYKDLSEADQKRALIDRIQGAGWESERLVNEIKESEDLYFERVSQVKTDKWTKGRVVITGDAAWCATPIAGKGTDLALAGAYILAGELYRAGNYEEAFRNYEKIMKPYVQECQKLPPGIPRIVYPESRVGVALLNQLIAIVGSKPVKWLMRVFSGDKKDNKKNRKKEIILPDYE from the coding sequence ATGAAAGACAAAAAAATATTAGTTTCGGGTGCTAGCATCGCCGGTCCTACATTGGCTTACTGGCTGGATAGGTACGGCTTCGAGGTTACCGTGATAGAGCGTGCAGCAGTCTTGAGACTGGGTGGACAGAATATAGACGTGAAAGGACCAGCAAAAGAAATTGCGCTTAAGATGGGTATTTTAGAAGAGATCCGCGCACATAATACCACCGAGATTGGGCTACGCTTCGTTAGTTCCGACAATCATACAATAGCAGAATTTCCATCTGATAGTTCAATGAGCATGACTCAGGAACTTGAGATCCTACGTGGCGATCTGGTTAAGATACTGTACGATCTCACCGCGAAGCGTGTAGAATATATTTTTGGTGATCACATCATTGATTTGATAGAAAGTGAAAATGAGGTCAAGGTGGATTTTGCAAGTGGAAAGAAGGGTGTCTTTGATATTGTGGTTATAGCTGAAGGTATCGGTTCTGCAACGCGTGATCTTGCCTTTGGCGGTCGTCCTCGTTTTAACTATTTAGGTTTATATACCGCTTATCTTACTATCCTTCGAAATAATAGCGACAGTCGATGGGCACGTTGGTATAATGCGCCAAAGGGCATTGTATTTATGTTGAGGCCTGATAATTATGGAAAGACAAGGGCTTCGGTAACTTTTCTGGCAAAAGAGAACGCGTATAAAGACCTAAGTGAAGCAGATCAGAAAAGAGCGCTTATTGATCGTATACAAGGTGCAGGCTGGGAATCTGAACGATTAGTTAATGAGATAAAAGAGAGTGAAGATCTTTATTTTGAGAGGGTCAGCCAAGTCAAGACTGATAAATGGACTAAGGGAAGGGTTGTCATTACAGGTGATGCCGCTTGGTGTGCTACACCAATTGCAGGAAAAGGTACAGACCTTGCCTTGGCAGGAGCCTATATCCTTGCTGGAGAGCTTTATAGAGCAGGTAATTATGAAGAGGCTTTCCGTAACTACGAAAAAATAATGAAACCCTACGTTCAAGAGTGTCAAAAGCTGCCTCCGGGTATTCCTCGTATAGTATATCCGGAGTCGAGAGTCGGAGTTGCACTCCTAAATCAATTGATAGCCATTGTTGGAAGCAAACCTGTAAAATGGTTGATGCGCGTTTTTTCAGGAGATAAAAAAGACAATAAGAAGAATAGAAAGAAAGAAATTATACTACCAGATTACGAATAG
- a CDS encoding TetR/AcrR family transcriptional regulator: MLTKAEKTKQFILETASPLYNEKGISGVSIDDVLEATKLTKGCLYGHFNGKEDLSEQVVDYFLKKITERVASIVSKGKTAKEKIFLYLDFYKNPIDTYIAGGCPIFNTQTGKSTLSFKHYFNL, translated from the coding sequence ATGTTGACAAAAGCAGAAAAAACAAAACAATTTATTCTTGAAACCGCCAGCCCGCTTTACAATGAGAAAGGGATATCGGGTGTGAGCATTGACGATGTTTTGGAAGCTACCAAGTTAACCAAGGGCTGTCTTTATGGACATTTCAATGGAAAAGAGGATCTTTCGGAACAGGTTGTAGATTATTTCCTAAAAAAAATAACCGAAAGAGTGGCATCTATTGTATCAAAAGGTAAAACTGCGAAAGAGAAAATCTTTTTATATCTTGATTTTTATAAGAACCCGATCGATACATATATAGCAGGAGGATGTCCCATCTTTAACACCCAAACAGGTAAGTCTACCTTATCATTTAAACATTACTTTAATTTGTGA
- a CDS encoding restriction endonuclease yields the protein MSKTSEINWQDYEAITKYVYESLGSQYGIKVLGYGNTCKLRGKSGVLHQIDVLTEQLDGTKSMRTAIECKYCKEKANKDIVMKLSETMLDLGIEKGIIVCKSGFTKDTVLYAEHKGIKLVKLWEAGESDVDYKKEIEFGTLDIRLNITRTRANITSITFVDKTIHFDPLIGAAYLFNLRDACGREVNLKPYLLKFASEVTKRREVLKNITLDYSTDRKLFLDVENGVLAIEKFSVTGFLTIDDLSTKKYFTLTDQVWMIMEELFDKRRFSLSKSGLIWSDRENDNNI from the coding sequence ATGTCTAAGACATCGGAAATAAACTGGCAAGACTACGAGGCCATTACTAAATACGTATATGAGTCCCTTGGTTCGCAATATGGTATCAAGGTCTTAGGTTACGGCAATACATGTAAGTTGAGAGGTAAATCTGGTGTATTGCATCAGATTGATGTCTTGACTGAGCAATTAGATGGTACGAAAAGCATGCGCACTGCGATTGAATGTAAATACTGCAAAGAGAAAGCTAATAAGGATATTGTAATGAAACTATCTGAAACTATGCTTGACTTGGGTATAGAAAAAGGAATAATTGTATGCAAATCAGGATTTACCAAAGACACCGTATTGTATGCTGAACACAAAGGTATAAAGCTAGTTAAGCTCTGGGAAGCCGGAGAGAGTGATGTGGATTACAAAAAGGAAATAGAATTTGGAACTCTGGATATTCGTCTAAACATTACACGCACTCGTGCTAATATAACCAGTATAACCTTTGTAGATAAAACTATTCATTTTGATCCTTTGATAGGTGCGGCCTATTTATTTAATCTTCGTGATGCTTGTGGAAGAGAAGTTAACTTAAAACCGTATCTGCTAAAATTTGCTTCTGAGGTTACCAAAAGGAGAGAGGTTCTAAAGAATATTACACTTGATTATTCAACGGATAGAAAATTATTCCTGGATGTTGAAAACGGAGTACTAGCCATCGAAAAATTTTCTGTTACCGGATTTCTAACTATAGATGATCTAAGCACCAAAAAATATTTTACATTGACGGATCAGGTGTGGATGATCATGGAAGAACTTTTTGATAAACGGCGGTTTTCATTATCGAAGAGTGGGTTGATCTGGAGTGATCGTGAAAATGATAATAATATTTGA
- the istA gene encoding IS21 family transposase, with product MNYYLSKLMTYHEVHRMHREGSSIRRISEHLGLNWRTVKKLLSKDDRSYQKELEAPPSKKKLLDPYRDFVNEKLSLYNDTSAAQMHDWLREHYPDFPQVSPKTVFNFVQDIRAEFNIPKEVSTRDFQMVAELPYGEQAQVDFGFYNMTTTRGKQKKVQFFTFILSRSRYKFVVFSDVPFTTAMVIAAHEEAFRFIGGLPREIVYDQDRLFMVSENLGDIVLTSEFSSYVRDRGIKLHFCRKADPQSKGKVENVVKYVKQNFLYNRPYRDLDTLNDECRAWLFRTANNLPHGTTKLIPLEELHREQLLLEMWYEIAPQTPVKKLYAVHKDNKVSYKGNFYSVPIGTYNAGTIKVQLSELAGKLLIRDLCGKEICTHDISSLKGKKIILRSHGRNMEPKIAEIVDRISNLFEDPVKAKQWILAIKLHKKRYIRDQLQMVERTVKDNSAAQISRALDYVHANNILSATDFKAYLEYIRSEKKQEPELDTKIIRLNPLNGNSSTQLDIEPQKSHLDDYEALFGCN from the coding sequence ATGAACTATTATTTAAGTAAACTTATGACCTATCATGAGGTTCACAGAATGCATCGGGAAGGCAGTTCGATTCGCAGGATTTCCGAACATCTCGGCCTGAACTGGCGTACTGTAAAAAAGCTTCTGAGCAAAGACGACCGAAGTTACCAAAAAGAACTGGAAGCGCCCCCTTCCAAGAAAAAGTTACTGGATCCCTACCGTGATTTCGTAAATGAAAAGCTGTCGCTGTATAACGATACCTCAGCGGCCCAGATGCATGACTGGCTCAGGGAGCATTACCCTGACTTTCCGCAAGTCAGCCCCAAGACCGTATTCAACTTTGTTCAGGATATCCGGGCGGAGTTCAACATCCCCAAAGAAGTGAGCACCCGCGATTTCCAGATGGTCGCGGAGCTTCCCTATGGTGAGCAGGCGCAGGTTGACTTTGGTTTTTACAACATGACCACTACGCGCGGTAAGCAGAAAAAAGTACAGTTCTTTACCTTCATCCTCTCACGGAGCCGCTATAAGTTTGTTGTTTTCAGCGATGTGCCCTTTACCACGGCTATGGTGATCGCTGCCCATGAAGAGGCCTTTCGGTTTATCGGTGGACTGCCCCGTGAGATCGTCTATGATCAGGACAGGTTATTTATGGTATCGGAAAACCTCGGTGACATCGTCCTGACCTCCGAGTTTTCCAGCTATGTACGCGATCGTGGCATCAAACTTCATTTCTGCCGTAAAGCCGATCCCCAGAGCAAAGGGAAAGTGGAGAATGTGGTCAAATACGTAAAGCAGAACTTTCTCTACAATAGGCCTTACCGTGACCTGGATACGCTCAACGATGAATGCCGGGCCTGGCTTTTCCGTACGGCCAACAATCTGCCCCATGGTACGACGAAACTTATCCCACTGGAAGAACTGCACCGCGAACAGCTATTGCTGGAAATGTGGTATGAAATAGCCCCGCAGACTCCGGTAAAAAAGCTTTACGCTGTCCATAAAGACAACAAAGTGTCGTATAAGGGCAATTTCTATAGTGTCCCCATCGGCACCTACAACGCGGGAACCATTAAAGTGCAGCTGAGCGAACTTGCGGGTAAGCTGCTCATCCGGGATCTCTGTGGAAAAGAAATATGCACGCACGATATATCCAGCCTTAAGGGCAAAAAGATCATACTGCGCAGCCATGGCCGGAACATGGAGCCTAAAATAGCAGAAATAGTTGATCGGATCTCCAATCTGTTCGAAGATCCGGTTAAGGCAAAGCAGTGGATACTGGCCATAAAACTTCACAAAAAGCGGTATATACGGGATCAGTTGCAGATGGTCGAGCGTACTGTAAAGGATAACAGTGCTGCACAGATATCGCGCGCGCTGGATTATGTACATGCCAACAACATCCTGAGCGCTACGGATTTTAAAGCCTATCTGGAATACATCCGCTCGGAAAAAAAGCAGGAGCCTGAGCTGGATACCAAGATCATACGGCTGAACCCTCTGAATGGAAACAGCAGTACACAACTGGATATTGAACCCCAGAAAAGTCACTTAGATGATTACGAGGCGCTTTTCGGCTGCAACTAA
- the istB gene encoding IS21-like element helper ATPase IstB, whose amino-acid sequence MDNQKQQVKQLCADFRLSAIAAGLDDILSGAENEQIGYLELLSRLFRAEQQHRRQRDESRRMKSASLPKNNDLSLYEAKCNGLTDKRLAALRELNWIDQLFNLVLMGPSGTGKTMLAAGLARDAVKAGYHVYFRTMEEIVSTLKTRDFVRSQAAEYKKMLRASLIVIDDVMLFPLEKNVAVAFFNFINQIYESTSIIVTTNKKPTEWAKMLEDEVIATALLDRILFRCEVINLTGESYRMQNRKTFLDK is encoded by the coding sequence ATGGACAATCAAAAACAACAGGTAAAACAACTCTGCGCCGACTTCAGGCTTTCAGCGATAGCTGCCGGCCTGGATGATATCTTATCGGGGGCAGAAAATGAGCAGATAGGCTATCTGGAGCTACTCTCCCGTCTTTTCAGAGCCGAGCAGCAGCACCGCCGGCAAAGGGATGAGAGCAGACGGATGAAATCTGCTTCTCTGCCAAAAAACAACGACCTATCGCTCTACGAAGCCAAATGTAACGGGCTTACCGACAAACGGCTCGCTGCACTACGGGAACTTAACTGGATTGACCAGCTGTTTAATCTCGTGCTGATGGGACCCAGTGGAACTGGAAAAACAATGCTTGCAGCAGGCCTGGCAAGAGACGCTGTCAAGGCAGGCTATCATGTGTATTTCAGGACGATGGAAGAGATCGTTTCTACCTTAAAGACAAGGGACTTTGTACGTTCACAGGCTGCTGAATACAAAAAAATGCTGCGGGCGAGCCTCATCGTTATTGATGATGTCATGCTGTTTCCTCTGGAAAAAAATGTCGCAGTCGCTTTCTTCAATTTCATCAACCAGATCTACGAATCTACCTCCATCATTGTAACGACAAACAAGAAGCCGACAGAATGGGCTAAAATGCTGGAGGATGAAGTTATTGCAACGGCACTTTTAGATCGGATATTGTTCCGATGCGAAGTGATAAACCTCACAGGAGAAAGCTATAGAATGCAGAATAGAAAAACGTTCTTGGACAAGTAA
- a CDS encoding YbjQ family protein, whose amino-acid sequence MIVTTTNSIEGREISRYNDPIAANVVIVTTVFSDIGASYVDFFGGRSTSYEKKMQEMYKRVTETLKQRVQAIRADAIIGLSVDIDEISGKGSQMFMITAVGTPVHLKEVTRVPVDMQDDLLDGELIQQKVRADIILENYKSVESINKDTVEFIATSGLREFEPLVFKAMNEDYGIEQTPKEKLEMLFRYFDYLPDEEAIAILYDALSEGNLTTLQVKRINAIITSSNFIDYTRAINLLNSNIHARRIALKIFSLDKDWYSKEDVAILKSLERNALAKFFPEIVQVEESKGMFSSGKEVWRCECGHTNKLDNSDCSSCTRDKRGFGEKSLKPEEVQEIVDRKIRVINKEAL is encoded by the coding sequence ATGATAGTAACCACAACCAATTCCATCGAAGGGAGAGAGATTTCACGATATAATGATCCAATAGCAGCCAATGTTGTCATCGTCACCACTGTCTTTAGCGATATAGGAGCGAGCTATGTAGATTTCTTTGGAGGTCGCTCTACCAGCTATGAGAAGAAGATGCAGGAGATGTACAAACGTGTTACCGAAACGCTCAAGCAGCGTGTACAGGCTATTCGTGCTGATGCTATTATTGGGCTTAGCGTAGATATCGACGAAATCTCAGGAAAGGGGAGTCAGATGTTTATGATTACTGCAGTGGGAACACCAGTACATCTCAAAGAGGTTACCCGCGTTCCTGTGGATATGCAGGATGATCTATTGGATGGTGAACTGATTCAGCAAAAGGTCCGAGCAGATATTATTCTGGAGAATTATAAATCGGTAGAGTCTATCAATAAGGACACCGTCGAATTTATCGCTACATCGGGCCTAAGGGAATTTGAGCCGCTTGTATTCAAAGCAATGAATGAGGATTATGGTATAGAACAAACTCCAAAAGAAAAGCTGGAAATGCTATTCCGTTATTTTGATTACTTACCAGATGAGGAAGCCATTGCTATTCTTTATGATGCTTTATCAGAAGGCAATTTGACAACCTTACAAGTAAAACGTATCAATGCGATTATCACTTCATCCAATTTTATAGATTACACAAGAGCTATTAACCTCTTAAATAGTAATATACATGCTAGACGTATTGCACTGAAAATATTCTCTTTAGACAAAGATTGGTATTCAAAGGAAGATGTCGCTATTCTGAAAAGTTTAGAACGAAATGCTTTAGCCAAGTTCTTCCCCGAAATTGTACAAGTTGAAGAATCTAAGGGGATGTTTTCAAGTGGAAAAGAAGTGTGGCGATGTGAATGTGGTCATACAAATAAGCTCGATAACTCAGACTGTAGTTCATGCACACGGGATAAGAGAGGTTTTGGTGAGAAAAGTTTGAAACCGGAAGAAGTGCAGGAAATAGTTGATAGGAAGATTCGGGTAATTAATAAGGAAGCTCTTTAA
- a CDS encoding SIR2 family protein, whose amino-acid sequence MVNLLLNNTSSVAYDEKDENNIKVFIDGKEHDFGESTENRIDYAQATKRNKYAYTLNNQFENLLLLTGAGSSIGWGKGVKKGKSMVDLWNDAEALLTPAIFDKLLKTINYNDRWEDGTIIKNLERVLSMATPAIPFIPKDEIDIEDCVNKIKDFIKGACQLILPDNSPHTLLLNKMTKRKVTLPRFKLFTLNYDMMFEQAACESNFVIIDGFSYSYPRTFSGRNYDYDIVSRNLSRVKEEDNFIQKVFHLYKLHGSVNWEREDGRILQKEVPDNPIMIYPHQSKYESSYEQPYFEMMSRFQSSLRKENVFLITIGFSFGDKHIVTSIIEALEQNPSFQLMIINRGIDDSNVNLAPFIEAARKYSNISIISETFEDFAKNYPDLKSYNQDTSKQIIINIPNS is encoded by the coding sequence ATGGTAAATCTTCTTTTAAACAATACAAGTTCCGTTGCCTATGATGAGAAGGATGAAAACAATATCAAAGTATTTATCGACGGTAAAGAACATGATTTTGGCGAAAGTACAGAAAATAGGATTGATTATGCTCAAGCTACTAAAAGGAACAAGTATGCTTATACTCTAAATAATCAATTTGAGAATTTATTATTATTAACTGGCGCTGGATCTTCAATAGGATGGGGAAAAGGTGTAAAGAAAGGCAAATCAATGGTCGACCTCTGGAACGATGCTGAGGCGTTATTGACTCCTGCTATTTTCGATAAATTGCTTAAAACTATAAATTATAATGATCGCTGGGAGGATGGTACAATTATTAAAAATCTTGAAAGAGTTCTTTCAATGGCTACACCGGCTATTCCGTTTATACCCAAAGACGAAATAGATATTGAGGATTGTGTTAACAAGATAAAAGACTTTATAAAAGGCGCTTGTCAGTTAATTCTTCCGGACAATTCTCCACATACATTGTTGCTTAATAAAATGACCAAACGTAAGGTAACTTTACCTCGGTTTAAACTCTTTACACTTAATTATGATATGATGTTTGAACAGGCAGCATGTGAAAGCAATTTTGTAATCATAGACGGTTTCTCATATTCGTATCCGAGAACGTTCAGTGGACGAAATTATGATTATGATATAGTATCACGTAATCTTAGTCGTGTTAAGGAAGAAGATAACTTTATTCAAAAAGTTTTTCACCTATATAAATTACACGGATCGGTCAATTGGGAAAGAGAAGACGGTAGAATTCTCCAAAAGGAAGTGCCTGATAATCCCATCATGATCTATCCTCACCAATCAAAATATGAAAGCTCTTATGAGCAACCATATTTTGAAATGATGTCGAGATTTCAATCCTCCTTGCGTAAAGAGAATGTATTCCTTATCACAATAGGGTTTAGCTTCGGCGACAAGCATATAGTAACTTCAATTATCGAAGCATTGGAGCAGAATCCTAGTTTTCAACTTATGATTATTAATCGAGGCATTGATGATTCAAATGTCAATCTGGCCCCCTTTATAGAAGCTGCTAGAAAATATTCGAACATATCAATCATATCCGAAACCTTTGAAGATTTTGCAAAAAATTATCCGGATCTTAAATCATATAACCAAGATACTTCGAAGCAAATAATCATAAATATTCCAAATAGCTAA